Proteins encoded in a region of the Haloglomus salinum genome:
- a CDS encoding TIGR04024 family LLM class F420-dependent oxidoreductase, with the protein MTFDAALDGTLMLSDHSSIDEAVAQAQRYEDHGFRRVSMGEVTGWNIVPVLTAIARETGIGISNDVFSPPSRSPAMLAQTALTLHEASDGDYRMGLGPSSPALVERWHSGEFEPALRRTRETIDIVRAVYEGGKVSYDGDVYEMGGMGYDRQVPDDPPAIDLATLGPKAVEMTGRFADGWVPQLFTADGLRDRLEDLERGADLGDRDADDVRVAPLVRTFAHENGDHARSMARQMVAFLIGAYGPFYGNSVAEQGYPDAVEEIRAAWEEKDTAAMAAALPDEALEGLAAAGTPEEVREHYRDLASVDGVDAVRCGFVAGMSQDDKVTTMAALSEL; encoded by the coding sequence ATGACCTTCGACGCGGCACTGGACGGCACGCTGATGCTGTCGGACCACTCCAGTATCGACGAGGCCGTCGCGCAGGCGCAGCGATACGAGGACCACGGGTTCAGGCGCGTCTCGATGGGCGAGGTGACCGGGTGGAACATCGTGCCGGTGCTGACGGCCATCGCCCGTGAGACCGGTATCGGTATCTCGAACGACGTGTTCTCGCCGCCGTCTCGCTCGCCGGCGATGCTGGCACAGACCGCACTCACCCTCCACGAGGCCAGCGACGGCGACTACCGGATGGGCCTGGGGCCGTCCTCACCCGCACTGGTCGAGCGGTGGCACTCGGGGGAGTTCGAGCCGGCGCTCCGCCGCACACGGGAGACCATCGACATCGTCCGCGCGGTGTACGAGGGCGGGAAGGTGTCCTACGACGGCGATGTCTACGAGATGGGCGGGATGGGCTACGACCGCCAGGTCCCGGACGACCCGCCGGCCATCGACCTCGCGACGCTCGGGCCGAAGGCGGTGGAGATGACGGGCCGGTTCGCGGACGGCTGGGTCCCGCAACTGTTCACGGCCGACGGTCTCCGCGACCGTCTCGAGGACCTCGAGCGGGGGGCTGACCTCGGGGACCGCGACGCGGACGACGTGCGCGTCGCGCCGCTGGTGCGCACGTTCGCCCACGAGAACGGCGACCACGCGCGGTCGATGGCCCGGCAGATGGTGGCCTTCCTCATCGGCGCGTACGGGCCGTTCTACGGCAACTCCGTGGCCGAGCAGGGGTATCCCGACGCCGTCGAGGAGATACGTGCCGCCTGGGAGGAGAAGGACACGGCTGCGATGGCCGCCGCGCTCCCGGACGAGGCGCTCGAGGGACTCGCCGCCGCGGGGACGCCCGAGGAGGTCCGCGAGCACTACCGCGACCTCGCGAGCGTCGACGGCGTCGACGCCGTCCGTTGCGGGTTCGTCGCCGGGATGAGCCAGGACGACAAGGTGACGACGATGGCCGCGCTCTCCGAACTGTAA
- a CDS encoding SDR family oxidoreductase, producing the protein MSLERPDLEGSTAFITGTTRGIGKSIALDLAERGCNIVSTGKTSENNDYGEDKGLEGTIEQTARECEEKGVEAHPIELNVRDEEVVEAAVEEAVDHFGEVNILINNASAIQPANVEDLPANRFDLLTDVNVRGTYITSRAFIPHLREADEDSWILTNAPPVRTDRKTGGSAYAWSKMGMSFITLSLAGELAGDDIGCNSFWPVTAIDTRATRHFGMGTEDDWRTPQIVSDTVLGILNEDPAEFTGNAVYDEDFLVEKGITDLSEYNLTEGDPHPMSAQMVDPEYERPAELQ; encoded by the coding sequence ATGAGTCTCGAGAGGCCGGACCTCGAAGGCAGCACGGCATTCATCACCGGAACCACCCGCGGCATCGGCAAGTCCATCGCGCTGGACCTGGCCGAGCGTGGGTGCAACATCGTCTCGACCGGCAAGACCAGCGAGAACAACGACTACGGCGAGGACAAGGGTCTGGAGGGAACCATCGAGCAGACCGCCCGCGAGTGCGAGGAGAAGGGCGTCGAGGCCCACCCCATCGAACTGAACGTCCGCGACGAGGAGGTCGTCGAGGCTGCCGTCGAGGAGGCCGTCGACCACTTCGGCGAGGTCAACATCCTCATCAACAACGCGTCGGCCATCCAGCCCGCCAACGTCGAGGACCTGCCCGCCAACCGGTTCGACCTGCTGACCGACGTGAACGTCCGCGGGACGTACATCACCTCTCGGGCGTTCATCCCGCACCTCCGCGAGGCCGATGAGGACTCGTGGATCCTCACGAACGCGCCGCCCGTCCGCACCGACCGGAAGACCGGCGGCTCGGCCTACGCGTGGTCGAAGATGGGGATGAGCTTCATCACGCTCTCGCTGGCCGGCGAACTGGCCGGCGACGACATCGGCTGCAACTCCTTTTGGCCAGTCACGGCCATCGATACGCGCGCGACCCGGCACTTCGGCATGGGCACGGAGGACGACTGGCGGACCCCGCAGATCGTCTCGGACACCGTGCTCGGCATCCTGAACGAGGACCCCGCCGAGTTCACCGGGAACGCCGTCTACGACGAGGACTTCCTCGTCGAGAAGGGTATCACGGACCTCTCCGAGTACAACCTGACCGAGGGCGACCCACATCCGATGTCGGCCCAGATGGTCGACCCCGAGTACGAGCGCCCCGCCGAGCTGCAGTAA
- a CDS encoding glycosyltransferase family A protein: protein MTDVALATKVFSRADKLDALLNSAGAAGLDAVYVADDGEPSDRKEELYAAEYPFDLTVLDLEYDAGLGQGRNAIVEASDAEYLLVVDSDHRVPGNVDTLVAQAEARPDLGGISGLLYEDGKIRGTCHDLHERGDLLLRDVREDKPVEMVAGAPLVEFDFLPNVVLLRRECLEAQAWDDEYVIGKEHLDFYVAHAKRTDWRFAVSPTVLFEHRPGGDEGYVSNRESAAKLEHSKEYFLEKWDYRQVLLGQTDWTDATRRQGTTDHLVEWGIKRAFLSLPPAVQAPLMDARDAVRRRRNRPPL, encoded by the coding sequence ATGACGGACGTGGCGCTCGCGACGAAGGTGTTCTCGCGGGCGGACAAGCTGGATGCCCTCCTGAACTCCGCCGGCGCCGCCGGACTGGACGCGGTGTACGTCGCCGACGACGGCGAGCCGAGCGACCGCAAGGAGGAACTGTACGCCGCGGAGTACCCCTTCGACCTGACGGTGCTCGACCTGGAGTACGATGCCGGGCTGGGCCAGGGCCGGAACGCCATCGTCGAGGCCAGCGACGCCGAGTACCTCCTCGTGGTCGACAGCGACCACCGCGTCCCGGGGAACGTGGACACGCTGGTCGCCCAGGCCGAGGCCCGGCCGGACCTGGGCGGCATCAGCGGCCTCCTCTACGAGGACGGGAAGATACGGGGCACCTGCCACGACCTCCACGAGCGCGGGGACCTGCTGCTCCGGGACGTTCGCGAGGACAAGCCCGTCGAGATGGTGGCGGGGGCCCCGCTCGTCGAGTTCGACTTCCTCCCGAACGTCGTGCTCCTCCGGCGCGAGTGCCTCGAGGCGCAGGCCTGGGACGACGAGTACGTCATCGGGAAGGAGCACCTCGACTTCTACGTAGCCCACGCGAAGCGGACCGACTGGCGGTTCGCCGTCTCGCCGACCGTCCTGTTCGAGCACCGGCCCGGCGGTGACGAGGGATACGTCTCGAACCGCGAGAGCGCGGCGAAACTCGAACACAGCAAGGAGTACTTCCTCGAGAAGTGGGACTACCGCCAGGTCCTGCTCGGGCAGACCGACTGGACGGATGCGACGCGCCGGCAGGGCACGACCGACCACCTCGTCGAGTGGGGCATCAAGCGCGCGTTCCTCTCGCTTCCGCCCGCGGTGCAGGCGCCGCTCATGGACGCTCGCGACGCCGTGCGACGACGACGGAACCGGCCGCCGCTCTGA